A genomic segment from Glycine max cultivar Williams 82 chromosome 1, Glycine_max_v4.0, whole genome shotgun sequence encodes:
- the LOC106799425 gene encoding uncharacterized protein yields the protein MLNGTNFQVWKEVIEIVLDCMDLDLALRMERPTSTSKASNEVKIEKWDRSNLMCIMIMKRSIPEAFRGSISEGENAKKFIDEIEQYFAKNEKAETSNLLAKPISMKYKGKSNIREYIMEMSNLASKLKALKLELGEDSLVHLVLISLPAHFGQFKVSYNTQKDKWSLNELISHCV from the coding sequence ATGCTGAATGGGACAAATTTTCAGGTTTGGAAGGAAGTCATAGAAATTGTTCTCGACTGTATGGATTTGGATTTGGCACTAAGAATGGAACGACCCACTTCCACTTCGAAAGCCTCCAATGaggtaaaaattgagaaatggGATCGTTCCAATCTAATGTGCATTATGATAATGAAGCGCTCTATTCCAGAAGCGTTTCGGGGATCTATTTCTGAGGGTGAAAATGCAAAGAAATTTATTGATGAAATTGAACAGTACTTTGCCAAAAATGAGAAGGCAGAGACGAGTAACCTTTTGGCTAAACCCATCTCCATGAAGTATAAGGGCAAAAGTAATATAAGGGAGTACATAATGGAAATGTCTAACTTGGCATCTAAACTAAAAGCACTTAAGTTAGAGCTTGGTGAAGACTCGCTCGTGCATTTAGTTTTGATCTCACTTCCTGCACACtttgggcaattcaaagtgagTTATAACACTCAGAAGGACAAATGGTCCCTTAATGAGCTTATATCTCACTGTGTGTAA